A genomic window from Aurantimicrobium photophilum includes:
- the hemQ gene encoding hydrogen peroxide-dependent heme synthase, protein MTETKFDTINDTIRYTNWTSYRMMSPVALPEAAQAEFTEWVASLTARDLTLRGTYDIRGFRGDTALLLWIHASSAEEVQDALKEFSHLAFGKHFESTWSGMGLHRPAEFNRTHVPGFMLGKEAKKWLCMYPFVRSYDWYLIPEEERREMLVEHGVAGHKYEGITSSTVASFALGDYEWLLALESEDLHEIVDMMRDLRYTKARMHVREEVPFFTGRNVELTQIAENFS, encoded by the coding sequence GTGACAGAAACAAAATTCGACACCATCAACGACACCATTCGATACACAAACTGGACGTCATATCGCATGATGAGTCCCGTCGCTCTGCCGGAAGCTGCCCAAGCAGAGTTCACCGAATGGGTTGCGAGCTTGACTGCCCGTGACCTCACCTTGCGTGGAACTTACGACATTCGAGGGTTCCGTGGAGATACAGCCTTGCTGTTGTGGATACATGCCAGCTCTGCAGAAGAAGTTCAAGATGCTCTCAAAGAGTTCTCCCACCTTGCATTCGGCAAACACTTTGAATCCACCTGGTCTGGAATGGGACTTCACCGTCCTGCAGAGTTCAATCGGACTCACGTGCCCGGCTTCATGTTGGGAAAGGAAGCAAAGAAGTGGCTGTGCATGTATCCCTTCGTGCGCTCTTACGACTGGTATCTCATTCCTGAAGAGGAGCGTCGTGAGATGCTCGTCGAACACGGTGTTGCTGGTCACAAATACGAAGGCATCACTTCCAGCACGGTGGCGTCTTTTGCTCTCGGAGATTACGAGTGGCTGCTTGCTCTCGAATCTGAAGACCTTCACGAAATTGTCGACATGATGCGCGACCTCCGATACACCAAAGCTCGAATGCATGTCCGCGAAGAAGTTCCCTTTTTCACCGGCCGTAACGTTGAACTGACACAGATTGCCGAGAACTTCTCATGA
- a CDS encoding glutamyl-tRNA reductase, whose protein sequence is MLSFVALVFIGTDFHDTPLTDLEKFEAASAQVLNTLSPHDSFLEGVVVLATCNRFEIYFEAESFHDSMDYVTSAVATALGVSSEVVTSMLKVLYGDSVPQHLFSVAAGLESMIVGEEEISGQVKRSLSLAHQRGYVSKNLNHLFQNAASVAKAVTTETGLGASGRSVITTALDVASEELGGIAGKSVLLIGTGAYSRVVSAAIQRQGVDNIFVYSRAGRAEKFSENHETTPVSKEQLVQVMAEVDLVISASGAPGYAVDVTLAQEVLAYRSGKSDLVLIDVSLSKDVAPEVSQLEQMSVIDLEQIKHRAPQEHIESVLTAREIIHTAVTDFENSMASRSIDPVVAALRSHIGLWVDEEIESVRRKSGNSAAEEVQKSLRKVTNAILHAPSVKAKELAVDGNHDDYINAVRLLFNIEVNEGG, encoded by the coding sequence ATGTTGAGCTTTGTGGCACTCGTCTTTATAGGAACCGACTTCCACGACACCCCGTTAACAGATCTCGAGAAGTTTGAAGCAGCTTCGGCGCAGGTGTTAAACACCTTGAGTCCGCATGATTCTTTTCTTGAAGGGGTCGTCGTGTTGGCGACCTGTAACCGTTTTGAGATTTATTTTGAGGCGGAGTCATTTCACGACTCCATGGACTATGTCACCTCTGCGGTAGCAACTGCATTAGGCGTTTCTTCCGAGGTAGTCACGTCCATGTTGAAGGTTCTCTACGGCGATAGTGTTCCGCAACACCTGTTCTCTGTTGCCGCGGGACTTGAGTCCATGATTGTTGGCGAGGAAGAAATATCTGGGCAGGTCAAACGCTCACTTTCTCTGGCTCATCAGCGGGGCTATGTTTCTAAAAACTTGAACCACTTGTTCCAAAACGCGGCCTCGGTTGCCAAAGCAGTTACGACTGAAACCGGTCTGGGAGCTTCTGGGCGTTCGGTCATCACGACGGCACTGGATGTGGCCTCTGAAGAGTTGGGCGGGATTGCAGGTAAGTCGGTCCTCCTCATTGGCACGGGCGCCTATTCCCGAGTAGTTTCTGCGGCGATTCAGAGGCAGGGCGTAGACAACATCTTTGTGTACTCACGTGCGGGACGGGCTGAGAAGTTTTCAGAAAATCATGAAACAACTCCCGTGAGCAAAGAGCAACTCGTTCAGGTCATGGCAGAGGTAGATCTCGTCATCAGCGCAAGTGGCGCTCCTGGGTATGCCGTCGATGTAACCCTTGCCCAGGAAGTCCTCGCCTACAGATCGGGCAAGTCAGATTTAGTGCTTATCGATGTCTCACTGTCGAAGGATGTTGCGCCGGAGGTGTCTCAGCTCGAGCAAATGAGTGTGATTGATCTTGAGCAGATTAAGCATCGGGCACCTCAAGAACACATTGAATCTGTCCTCACCGCGCGAGAAATCATTCATACTGCTGTGACTGATTTTGAAAACAGCATGGCGTCACGAAGTATCGATCCTGTCGTTGCCGCACTTCGTTCACACATCGGCCTTTGGGTTGATGAAGAGATTGAAAGTGTGAGGCGAAAGTCCGGCAATTCAGCTGCCGAAGAAGTGCAGAAGTCCCTTCGCAAAGTCACAAATGCCATCTTGCATGCACCGTCTGTAAAGGCCAAAGAGCTCGCTGTTGATGGCAATCACGATGACTACATCAATGCTGTTCGGCTTCTTTTTAATATCGAGGTGAACGAAGGTGGCTAA
- a CDS encoding ferrochelatase: MTYDAILLTSFGGPEGPDEVMPYLERVTAGRGVPRERLEEVSHHYLALGGVSPINEQNRALLAAMRERFPERGIDLPIYWGNRNSAPFFADVVKEMYDNGHRRVLAWVTSAYSSYSGCRQYRENLYQALADNDLVGKMVIDKVRHYFDHPGFLQPVIEDLEDKLQAMVKDGLDYSEIDVMFATHSIPDAMGETSGPPALRETFEKPGGAYEAQHLAAAEIVMNKVHSDLGVSSVSWQLVYQSRSGSPQIPWLEPDVNDAIRDIHASGKKGVIVVPIGFVSDHVEVIWDLDNEAQETASELGMYFARVTTPGSSLAFTDGIADLILERVNGAAAQALSPLGPWPSQCVAGCCPNLRRELKVIAEASAE, encoded by the coding sequence ATGACCTACGACGCAATACTCCTCACATCCTTTGGCGGACCCGAAGGTCCTGACGAAGTGATGCCCTATCTCGAGCGCGTCACCGCCGGTCGCGGTGTTCCACGAGAAAGGCTAGAAGAGGTCTCGCACCACTACCTAGCTCTGGGTGGCGTCAGCCCCATCAATGAACAAAACCGTGCTCTCCTTGCCGCGATGAGGGAGAGGTTCCCCGAACGAGGGATTGATCTCCCGATCTATTGGGGAAATCGCAACAGTGCACCGTTCTTTGCTGATGTCGTCAAGGAAATGTATGACAACGGCCACCGTCGCGTTCTTGCGTGGGTCACGAGCGCTTACTCGTCCTACTCAGGGTGCAGACAATATCGAGAGAACCTCTATCAAGCCCTGGCGGACAATGACCTCGTCGGCAAAATGGTCATCGACAAAGTGCGTCACTACTTTGATCACCCAGGTTTCCTCCAGCCTGTTATTGAAGACCTTGAGGACAAACTCCAAGCAATGGTCAAGGACGGCCTAGATTATTCAGAAATCGACGTCATGTTTGCCACCCATTCCATTCCAGATGCCATGGGTGAAACGAGTGGACCACCAGCTTTGCGAGAAACCTTTGAAAAGCCAGGTGGAGCTTATGAAGCTCAACATCTTGCTGCTGCAGAAATAGTGATGAATAAAGTCCATTCTGATCTAGGAGTTTCTTCGGTGTCATGGCAGCTCGTCTATCAATCTCGCAGTGGCTCCCCACAGATACCTTGGCTCGAACCTGACGTCAACGACGCTATTCGGGATATTCACGCATCGGGAAAGAAAGGCGTCATCGTTGTTCCAATCGGTTTTGTGAGCGACCACGTTGAAGTAATTTGGGATCTCGACAACGAAGCACAGGAAACTGCGTCAGAGCTGGGGATGTATTTTGCTCGCGTCACCACTCCTGGGAGCAGTCTTGCTTTCACAGACGGTATCGCGGATCTCATCCTGGAACGGGTTAACGGAGCTGCTGCTCAAGCACTCTCACCTCTGGGACCTTGGCCAAGCCAATGTGTGGCTGGGTGTTGCCCTAATTTGAGACGTGAACTCAAAGTCATAGCCGAGGCCAGCGCAGAGTAA
- a CDS encoding uroporphyrinogen-III synthase produces the protein MSILLIRANRNDVDQAALDVHGVESIVDPYLSISKVNNPGGIARLREALIAPGSKWLVVTSTNALSFFQAELNPGELEQIIQTAPDLNFAAIGAQTEKLLNDLGAHNVLRASEADSDSLASVIAKTEPCPVIIPSSSIAMKSLSRTLITHGFELVEEVIYATEAVTHFPTSVKQIANGQISGVLLRSPSAARAFVDFNGVVDLPVFCAGRTTAAQAGVLGLSVSAVSVDPSPETVALTISEYLKAHSS, from the coding sequence ATGAGCATACTCCTCATCCGTGCAAACAGAAATGACGTTGATCAGGCTGCACTTGACGTGCATGGTGTCGAGAGCATCGTCGATCCCTATCTGAGCATTTCCAAAGTTAACAATCCTGGAGGGATCGCTCGACTGCGTGAAGCGTTGATTGCACCGGGCAGCAAATGGCTCGTGGTGACCTCGACAAATGCCCTGTCTTTTTTTCAAGCAGAACTTAATCCTGGCGAACTTGAGCAGATTATTCAGACAGCGCCTGATCTCAATTTCGCAGCAATCGGCGCACAAACCGAGAAGCTGCTCAATGACCTCGGTGCTCACAACGTACTTCGTGCAAGCGAGGCAGATTCAGACTCACTGGCTTCGGTGATTGCGAAAACAGAGCCTTGTCCTGTCATCATCCCCTCGAGTTCTATTGCCATGAAGTCACTTTCCCGAACTCTGATCACACATGGCTTTGAGCTTGTGGAAGAAGTGATTTATGCGACTGAAGCCGTTACACATTTCCCCACGTCTGTGAAACAGATAGCCAACGGACAGATTTCAGGAGTGCTGCTTCGCTCCCCGAGTGCTGCTCGTGCCTTTGTTGATTTCAACGGGGTAGTAGACCTTCCTGTCTTTTGTGCTGGGCGCACAACTGCAGCGCAGGCGGGGGTGCTAGGTCTCTCCGTTTCCGCAGTGTCAGTCGACCCCAGCCCTGAAACAGTTGCCCTGACCATCTCCGAATATCTGAAAGCACACAGCTCATGA
- the hemE gene encoding uroporphyrinogen decarboxylase yields the protein MNLPAEHPLNTGATGASLLVLNMRGHRTSPLPVWFMRQAGRSLPEYRKLREGIAMLDSCLTPELVVEITLQPVRRHGVDAAIFFSDIVIPLKLAGLDVDIKPGVGPVLENPVRTKEAADALRLIDGDAFAPITTAVGMLVKELASTPLIGFGGAPFTLASYLIEGGPSKELPHSREMMRNQPELWAQILNWCADITAQFISAQVVAGASALQVFDSWAGRLSPDEYETFAKPYSERLFSQLALLVDKDGVPVPRVHFGVGTESLLESMHEVGATVMGIDSNTDLERASALFTNKVPLQGNISTELLTANWETLAEHIDEVIASGLNAPGHVVNLGHGVPPETDPDVLTRITEYIHRTTT from the coding sequence GTGAATCTACCCGCGGAACACCCACTAAACACCGGCGCAACTGGCGCATCTTTATTGGTGTTGAACATGCGCGGTCACCGCACCTCTCCTCTGCCCGTATGGTTCATGCGTCAGGCGGGTCGCTCGCTACCTGAGTATCGCAAGTTGCGCGAAGGCATCGCGATGCTAGATAGCTGCCTCACTCCTGAACTGGTTGTCGAGATCACTCTGCAACCCGTGCGACGCCATGGGGTGGACGCCGCTATCTTCTTCTCCGACATTGTGATCCCCCTCAAACTTGCTGGTCTAGATGTTGATATCAAGCCAGGTGTAGGTCCTGTGTTGGAGAATCCGGTGCGAACCAAAGAAGCCGCCGATGCGTTGCGCCTGATTGATGGCGACGCTTTTGCTCCCATCACAACTGCTGTTGGCATGCTTGTGAAGGAACTAGCTTCAACTCCCCTGATTGGGTTTGGTGGAGCTCCCTTTACTCTTGCCTCCTATCTCATCGAGGGTGGTCCGTCGAAAGAGCTCCCCCATTCCAGAGAGATGATGCGAAACCAGCCTGAGCTGTGGGCTCAGATTTTGAACTGGTGTGCAGATATCACTGCACAGTTCATCTCCGCACAGGTCGTTGCAGGTGCGAGCGCACTCCAAGTTTTTGATAGCTGGGCAGGACGTCTGAGCCCGGATGAATATGAAACATTTGCCAAGCCCTATTCAGAACGATTGTTTTCACAGCTTGCACTACTCGTTGACAAGGATGGAGTTCCGGTTCCGCGCGTTCACTTTGGCGTAGGAACAGAGTCACTCTTGGAATCTATGCATGAAGTAGGTGCAACTGTGATGGGTATCGATTCCAACACTGATCTAGAGCGTGCTTCAGCACTTTTCACTAACAAGGTTCCTCTCCAAGGCAACATCTCTACAGAACTGTTGACAGCAAACTGGGAGACGTTGGCAGAACACATAGATGAAGTTATCGCCTCTGGTTTGAATGCTCCTGGTCATGTGGTGAATCTGGGCCATGGTGTTCCCCCTGAAACAGATCCAGACGTGCTCACCCGAATTACTGAATACATCCACCGCACAACAACATGA
- the hemB gene encoding porphobilinogen synthase: MINRLRRLRTTPAMRELVADVTLSPKNLMLPIFVKEGITEPREIPGMPGVLQHTEQSFLHVLDDAIAAGIVSVMFFAVPEERDEAGSQACLSGGILTRVVRKAREHVGNTLVLVADLCLDEFTDHGHCGVLDSSGAVDNDATLKHYVEMASVLAEAGADLLGTSGMMDGQVTAIRDGLDARGFVNTGILAYAAKYASNFYGPFRNAVESQLSGDRKTYQQDFRRTKEGAEEILLDLDEGADMVMVKPALAYMDVLRQAAQLSSKPVAAYVVSGEYSMVETAAAQGVIPREATIFELLYALKRAGANIICTYWALEFALKLKEQS; the protein is encoded by the coding sequence ATGATTAATCGTCTACGACGACTCCGGACAACCCCAGCGATGCGCGAGCTCGTTGCAGATGTCACATTAAGCCCCAAAAACCTCATGCTCCCCATCTTCGTAAAGGAGGGGATCACTGAACCTCGTGAAATCCCGGGCATGCCTGGTGTTCTACAGCACACAGAACAATCCTTCCTTCACGTCCTTGACGACGCGATTGCTGCCGGGATTGTTTCTGTCATGTTCTTTGCTGTTCCTGAAGAGAGAGATGAGGCAGGCAGCCAGGCCTGCTTGTCTGGGGGAATCTTGACTCGAGTAGTCAGGAAAGCCCGTGAGCACGTGGGCAACACGTTAGTGCTCGTTGCAGATCTCTGCCTCGATGAATTCACTGATCATGGACATTGTGGAGTGTTGGATTCCTCCGGAGCGGTTGATAATGACGCGACATTGAAGCACTACGTGGAGATGGCTTCCGTTCTCGCGGAAGCTGGAGCTGATCTCTTGGGAACCAGCGGAATGATGGATGGACAGGTTACTGCCATTCGTGACGGTCTAGATGCCCGTGGGTTTGTGAACACCGGGATTCTTGCCTATGCCGCGAAGTATGCTTCGAACTTCTATGGCCCCTTCCGTAATGCTGTGGAATCTCAACTTTCTGGTGATCGCAAGACCTACCAACAAGATTTTCGCCGAACCAAAGAGGGAGCTGAAGAGATTCTTCTGGACTTGGATGAGGGCGCAGACATGGTGATGGTGAAACCTGCCCTCGCCTATATGGACGTGCTCAGACAAGCGGCACAACTGTCTTCCAAGCCTGTTGCTGCCTATGTGGTGTCTGGTGAATATTCCATGGTGGAAACGGCAGCAGCTCAGGGCGTCATTCCAAGGGAAGCAACTATTTTCGAACTTCTTTATGCCCTCAAGCGAGCTGGCGCAAACATTATCTGCACATACTGGGCACTTGAATTTGCACTCAAACTGAAAGAGCAATCATGA
- the hemG gene encoding protoporphyrinogen oxidase, which yields MIQTDRVVIGAGISGMLAALRATSRGETVVVLEKEAHAGGLIAPVTIGEIDIDAGAEAFSTAGESFLQLLDELGLNDHIVSPQRTDARIVASPTLRYPIPHGVLGIPSSLEDPELASIISPQGLEEARRLDAQPVGELQGVSVAELVKTRLGSEFVDKLVDPLFSGVHGSSAHTLSAESTIPALLRALRETGSLCLAARQIRASQPRPGAAVASLDGGMFTLVAELYRLLVSKKVWFSFNSKVASVQQENDQWRCETSNGAFVSTHLTIATGISTALHVLTSCDSQEVVAELATPETHSVDVALVILLVESTQLDSFPLGSGALMSENSDVTAKASTHVNAKWEWVDNALPEHHHLIRLSYGRDGILPEGDLISLAQEDLPQLYQIDDATIHSAVVQHWPGSLYQASTPAKAQQEQLLNTAQKLDVELCGSYISGNGLLGITRDHYQRMTP from the coding sequence ATGATTCAAACAGATCGGGTCGTCATTGGTGCCGGGATTTCCGGCATGCTGGCAGCGCTTCGGGCGACTTCCCGTGGCGAAACGGTTGTAGTTCTCGAGAAAGAAGCGCACGCTGGTGGACTGATTGCACCCGTCACTATTGGCGAGATTGATATCGATGCTGGCGCTGAAGCGTTTTCAACCGCCGGGGAGAGCTTCCTGCAGCTGCTCGATGAATTGGGTTTGAACGATCACATCGTTTCCCCCCAGCGAACTGATGCGCGCATCGTTGCCTCCCCGACGCTTCGGTATCCGATTCCACATGGTGTTTTAGGGATCCCGAGTTCACTTGAGGACCCCGAGCTCGCTTCCATCATTTCTCCGCAGGGACTGGAAGAAGCTCGCCGCTTAGATGCACAACCAGTCGGTGAGCTGCAGGGTGTGAGCGTGGCGGAATTGGTTAAGACACGTCTCGGTTCTGAGTTTGTTGACAAGTTAGTCGATCCTCTTTTTAGCGGGGTTCACGGTTCGTCAGCGCACACGCTGTCGGCCGAATCCACAATTCCCGCACTTCTGCGAGCTCTGAGAGAAACAGGATCTCTGTGTTTGGCAGCACGACAAATTCGCGCCTCCCAGCCGCGTCCTGGAGCCGCTGTGGCAAGTCTTGATGGCGGCATGTTCACTCTCGTCGCTGAGCTCTATCGACTTTTGGTGAGCAAGAAAGTTTGGTTCTCTTTCAACAGCAAAGTAGCCAGTGTCCAGCAGGAGAATGACCAGTGGCGCTGTGAAACGAGTAACGGAGCCTTCGTCAGCACCCACCTGACTATTGCAACCGGAATCAGTACTGCTTTACACGTCCTCACGTCCTGTGACAGTCAAGAAGTAGTTGCTGAACTTGCAACACCGGAGACTCATTCCGTCGATGTTGCACTAGTGATTTTGTTGGTCGAATCGACCCAGCTGGATTCCTTCCCCCTCGGTAGTGGCGCGCTCATGTCAGAGAACAGTGACGTGACCGCAAAGGCATCAACTCACGTGAATGCCAAGTGGGAATGGGTGGACAATGCCCTGCCAGAGCATCACCATCTCATTCGCCTGAGTTATGGCCGCGACGGAATTCTTCCTGAGGGTGATCTCATTTCTCTAGCCCAGGAAGACCTTCCCCAGCTTTATCAAATTGACGACGCGACTATTCACAGTGCGGTAGTTCAGCATTGGCCCGGTTCGCTTTATCAAGCAAGTACTCCAGCCAAGGCCCAACAAGAGCAACTCCTAAACACTGCACAAAAACTCGATGTCGAACTGTGTGGCTCCTACATTTCCGGAAACGGACTACTTGGCATTACTCGTGATCACTATCAAAGGATGACCCCGTGA
- a CDS encoding inorganic diphosphatase — translation MAAYDVVVEIPKGSRNKYEVDHETGRVYLDRVLFTTFVYPTDYGYFENTLGLDGDPVDALVLLEYPVFPGVGVKVRPVGVLNMSDEAGSDAKVICVPAKDPRWAHIQDIDDVPEQTKNEIDHFFKRYKDLEPGKFVNVEGWGNAAEAEQIVVDGFARLKAEGH, via the coding sequence GTGGCCGCTTACGACGTCGTCGTTGAAATTCCCAAGGGAAGCCGTAACAAGTATGAAGTTGACCACGAAACTGGTCGCGTCTACTTGGACCGCGTGCTGTTCACCACTTTCGTTTACCCCACCGACTATGGCTACTTCGAGAACACTCTCGGTCTCGACGGTGACCCCGTTGACGCTCTCGTTCTTCTTGAGTACCCCGTGTTCCCCGGAGTGGGCGTCAAGGTCCGCCCCGTCGGCGTTCTCAACATGAGTGACGAGGCTGGATCAGATGCCAAGGTCATCTGCGTTCCAGCTAAGGACCCTCGTTGGGCTCACATCCAGGACATCGACGATGTTCCTGAGCAGACCAAGAACGAGATCGACCACTTCTTCAAGCGTTACAAGGACCTCGAGCCTGGCAAGTTTGTCAACGTTGAGGGCTGGGGCAACGCAGCTGAAGCCGAGCAGATCGTCGTTGACGGTTTCGCTCGCCTCAAGGCTGAAGGCCACTAG
- a CDS encoding M23 family metallopeptidase yields the protein MKSTEGTPKASVLLLRNSRTYLAIAVIAIAGLVSGVVVSQSASATDYPSWADVENARGNEAAKTAQIAQIQGLIAQLQAETEAAIAEATKKGEEYGVAMKKFGAAEQTAGQLEAQATKSQAEADAAAAQAGRLAAQLYRSGGSDLSMNLLMEKTSDGADKLLSKLGSMSKLAERSNAIYATAQTAQNEAASLSKQAKVALKARDELRAQAEAAFTAATAAQEAAQAKLTESENQQMIMQAQLAALQDATAATVAGYEAGVAEAARIAAERAAAEAAARGISVSGAGWTHPVPNGYISSSWGPRDNFYIPGVGWTGSFHNATDLAAGCGSPIYAASGGRVTYAGAIGGGYGYMVEINHGGGIRTRYGHVTSGGIEVGYGDTVGPGTLIARVGATGLATGCHVHFEVHDSPAFNGIDPEPFMADRGAPL from the coding sequence ATGAAAAGCACCGAAGGAACGCCCAAGGCGTCCGTCTTGTTGCTGCGTAATTCGCGGACCTATCTGGCCATCGCTGTCATCGCGATCGCAGGATTGGTTTCTGGCGTCGTGGTATCTCAGTCTGCTTCGGCAACTGATTACCCCTCCTGGGCTGACGTGGAAAACGCTCGCGGTAATGAGGCTGCGAAGACGGCACAGATTGCTCAGATTCAAGGCCTCATCGCCCAGCTCCAAGCGGAGACGGAAGCTGCCATAGCTGAAGCTACGAAAAAGGGTGAAGAATACGGCGTTGCCATGAAGAAGTTCGGCGCAGCCGAACAGACCGCAGGTCAGCTCGAAGCTCAAGCAACGAAGAGCCAGGCAGAAGCAGATGCTGCAGCTGCCCAGGCTGGTCGTCTCGCTGCTCAGTTGTATCGCTCCGGCGGTAGTGATCTCAGCATGAATCTGCTGATGGAGAAGACCTCAGACGGTGCAGACAAACTCCTGAGCAAGCTCGGCAGTATGAGTAAGCTCGCGGAACGATCGAACGCCATTTATGCCACCGCCCAGACAGCACAGAACGAGGCTGCTTCGCTGTCGAAGCAGGCCAAGGTTGCTCTCAAGGCACGTGATGAACTTCGTGCACAAGCTGAGGCAGCTTTCACCGCTGCAACTGCTGCACAGGAAGCTGCTCAGGCAAAACTAACCGAGAGCGAAAACCAGCAGATGATCATGCAAGCTCAGCTTGCTGCGCTGCAAGACGCCACCGCGGCAACGGTTGCTGGCTATGAGGCGGGTGTTGCCGAGGCTGCACGTATCGCTGCTGAGCGCGCAGCTGCTGAAGCAGCGGCACGAGGCATTTCCGTTTCGGGTGCAGGGTGGACCCACCCGGTTCCCAATGGATACATCTCGAGCTCGTGGGGTCCTCGCGATAACTTCTACATTCCCGGTGTGGGCTGGACTGGTTCCTTCCACAACGCAACAGACCTTGCCGCGGGCTGTGGCTCACCAATCTATGCCGCCTCTGGTGGTCGCGTGACCTATGCCGGCGCAATCGGTGGCGGTTACGGCTACATGGTGGAGATTAACCACGGTGGTGGTATTCGTACTCGCTACGGCCACGTCACCTCGGGTGGCATTGAAGTTGGCTATGGCGACACCGTCGGCCCAGGAACACTTATTGCTCGTGTGGGTGCTACGGGTCTGGCCACCGGTTGCCACGTTCACTTCGAGGTGCACGACAGCCCCGCCTTCAACGGTATTGACCCCGAGCCCTTCATGGCAGACCGAGGCGCTCCGCTCTAA
- the hemC gene encoding hydroxymethylbilane synthase, whose product MAKLRVGTRGSLLALTQTRLFTSQLCQKHPDLEIEEVLIQTQGDISTEPLNQSKTPGLFVSALRDALLSHEVDFIVHSMKDLPAQPFPGIETACIPLREDSRDGFVSRGNIPLMQLPAGAVVGTSSPRRAARIRQLRTDLTVTSIRGNIDTRIAKVEQGEFDATLLAMAGLNRIGRADVVCEIFENTDFIPAAGQGALSIECRSEDAYVRKLLAVLDDEETRLLVAAERHVLVGLDAGCATAIGAWAFWEQGTLILRAELSVESTGESQRVELSAELGLDECPRAQELGLEIASRLKASPIAERVAWK is encoded by the coding sequence GTGGCTAAATTACGCGTGGGCACGCGAGGCAGTCTTCTCGCCCTCACCCAGACCCGACTTTTTACCTCCCAGCTATGTCAGAAGCATCCTGATCTGGAGATTGAAGAAGTCCTCATACAGACACAGGGTGACATCAGCACCGAACCGCTCAATCAATCAAAGACCCCGGGCCTGTTCGTCTCTGCCTTACGTGATGCTCTCCTTTCTCATGAGGTCGACTTCATCGTGCATTCCATGAAAGATCTCCCCGCCCAGCCCTTCCCGGGAATCGAGACTGCATGCATCCCCCTCCGTGAAGATTCGCGTGATGGGTTCGTGAGTCGAGGAAATATCCCTCTTATGCAACTGCCTGCAGGGGCTGTCGTTGGGACGTCTTCACCACGACGTGCGGCACGTATTCGGCAGTTGCGAACAGATCTGACCGTGACCTCCATCCGCGGAAATATCGACACAAGAATTGCCAAAGTCGAGCAGGGCGAATTTGATGCCACGTTACTCGCCATGGCAGGGCTAAACCGTATTGGGCGGGCTGATGTGGTCTGCGAAATATTTGAGAACACCGACTTCATTCCGGCAGCAGGACAGGGCGCATTGTCAATTGAATGCCGCTCGGAAGACGCTTATGTCCGAAAGCTTCTCGCTGTTCTCGATGATGAGGAGACCCGACTTCTTGTCGCAGCGGAACGTCATGTCTTAGTCGGATTGGATGCCGGTTGTGCCACAGCAATTGGGGCATGGGCTTTCTGGGAACAAGGAACCCTCATCCTTCGTGCAGAGTTGTCCGTGGAAAGCACGGGAGAGTCTCAACGGGTTGAACTCAGTGCTGAACTAGGTCTTGATGAGTGCCCACGGGCACAAGAATTAGGCCTCGAGATTGCTTCCCGCTTGAAGGCAAGTCCTATCGCAGAGCGGGTGGCTTGGAAATGA